A part of bacterium genomic DNA contains:
- a CDS encoding transcriptional regulator codes for MSAVAAEDRIFHALADPTRRAIFESLSRGEAAVKDLTARFHVSQPAISQHLAVLKDAGLVRGRREGRFVYYRAEPRGLKPLIDWIAHYRAFWPEHIARLEDLLDRMEK; via the coding sequence ATGAGCGCCGTCGCGGCCGAGGACCGGATCTTCCACGCGCTGGCCGACCCCACCCGCAGGGCGATCTTCGAGTCGCTCAGCCGGGGCGAGGCGGCGGTCAAGGACCTGACGGCGCGCTTCCACGTCTCGCAGCCTGCCATCTCCCAACACCTCGCCGTGCTGAAGGACGCCGGCCTGGTGCGCGGCCGGCGCGAGGGGCGCTTCGTGTACTACCGGGCGGAGCCGCGCGGGCTGAAGCCGCTGATCGACTGGATCGCGCACTACCGAGCGTTCTGGCCGGAACACATCGCCCGCCTCGAGGACCTTCTGGACAGGATGGAAAAATGA
- a CDS encoding daunorubicin resistance protein DrrC — translation MTSQRHPADSHDVIRVQGARVNNLKNISVEIPKRRLTVFTGVSGSGKSSLVFGAVAAESQRLINETHSAFVQGFMPTLARPDVDVLEGLTAAIIVDQERIGANARSTVGTVTDANALLRILFSRLGEPRIGPPVAYSFNVPTRKASGAMTVERGEGERIVVRDVVYHGGMCPRCEGMGSVSDIDLTQIYDETKSLNEGAILVPGYKAGGWSVRLFAESGFLDPDKPIRKYTEKELHDFLYKEPTKVRVNGVNLTYEGLIPRIQKSFLSKDVDTLQPHIRAFVERAVTFTTCPECNGTRLNEAARSSKIRGKNIADVCAMQITDLAEWLRALEEPSVAPLIEKLLHTLDAFIEIGLGYLSLDRPTGTLSGGEAQRTKMVRHIGSPLTDVTYVFDEPTIGLHPHDIRRLNELLLRLRDKGNTVLVVEHKPEVIAIADHVIDLGPGAGAAGGEVVYQGGVEGLRQSGTLTGRHLSDRPVLKPSVRMPSGALEVRGARTNNLKNVDVDIPLGVLVVVTGVAGSGKSSLIEGSVVGREGVVAIDQTPIRGSRRSNPATYTGLLEPIRKAFAKANGVKPALFSANSEGACPACNGAGVAYTDLALVADVATICEECEGRRFQASVLAYRLGGLNIAEVLDLSVDDAARFFAEGEARTPAAHAILQRMIDVGLGYLRLGQPLPTLSGGERQRLKLAVHMGTEGGIYVLDEPTIGLHLADLGQLLRLLDRLVDSGKSVIVIEHHPAVMAHADWIIDLGPGAGHDGGRIVFEGTPAELVAARSTLTGRYLAAYVGAGGEAVAAGH, via the coding sequence ATGACGTCGCAGCGGCACCCGGCGGACAGCCACGACGTGATCCGCGTGCAGGGCGCGCGCGTCAACAACCTGAAGAACATCAGCGTCGAGATCCCGAAGCGGCGGCTGACCGTGTTCACCGGCGTCTCGGGCTCGGGGAAGTCGTCGCTGGTGTTCGGCGCGGTCGCCGCCGAGTCGCAGCGGCTGATCAACGAGACGCACAGCGCGTTCGTGCAGGGCTTCATGCCGACCCTGGCGCGGCCGGACGTGGATGTGCTGGAAGGGCTGACGGCCGCGATCATCGTGGACCAGGAGCGGATCGGCGCCAACGCCCGCTCGACGGTCGGCACGGTCACGGATGCCAACGCGCTGCTGCGGATCCTCTTCAGCCGGCTGGGGGAGCCGCGCATCGGGCCGCCGGTCGCCTACTCGTTCAATGTCCCGACGCGGAAGGCCAGCGGCGCGATGACCGTCGAACGCGGGGAAGGGGAGCGCATCGTGGTGCGCGACGTCGTCTACCATGGCGGCATGTGTCCGCGCTGCGAAGGCATGGGTTCGGTCAGCGACATCGACCTCACCCAGATCTACGACGAGACCAAGTCGCTGAACGAAGGCGCGATCCTGGTCCCGGGCTACAAGGCGGGCGGCTGGTCGGTGCGGCTGTTCGCCGAATCGGGGTTCCTCGACCCGGATAAGCCGATCCGCAAATACACGGAGAAGGAGCTGCACGACTTCCTCTACAAGGAGCCCACGAAGGTCAGGGTCAACGGCGTCAACCTCACCTATGAGGGGCTGATCCCGCGGATCCAGAAGTCGTTCCTCTCGAAGGACGTGGACACGCTCCAGCCGCACATTCGGGCGTTCGTGGAGCGTGCGGTCACCTTCACGACCTGCCCCGAGTGCAACGGCACCCGCCTCAACGAAGCCGCCCGGTCTTCGAAGATCCGGGGGAAGAACATCGCGGACGTGTGCGCGATGCAGATCACGGATCTGGCCGAGTGGTTGCGGGCGCTGGAGGAGCCGTCGGTCGCGCCGCTGATCGAGAAACTGCTGCACACGCTGGACGCGTTCATCGAGATCGGGCTGGGCTACCTCTCGCTGGACCGGCCGACGGGCACGCTGTCGGGCGGCGAGGCGCAGCGGACGAAGATGGTGCGGCACATCGGGTCGCCGCTGACGGACGTGACCTACGTCTTCGATGAGCCGACGATCGGCTTGCACCCGCACGACATTCGGCGGCTGAACGAGCTGCTGCTGCGGCTGCGGGACAAGGGGAACACGGTCCTGGTGGTCGAGCACAAGCCGGAGGTGATCGCGATCGCCGACCACGTCATCGACCTCGGCCCTGGCGCCGGCGCCGCGGGCGGCGAGGTGGTCTACCAGGGCGGCGTGGAGGGGCTGCGGCAGAGCGGCACGCTGACCGGCCGTCACCTGAGCGATCGGCCGGTGCTCAAGCCATCGGTGCGGATGCCGTCGGGCGCGCTGGAGGTGCGTGGCGCTCGCACGAACAATCTGAAGAACGTGGACGTGGACATCCCGCTCGGCGTGCTGGTGGTGGTGACGGGCGTGGCGGGGTCGGGGAAGAGCTCGTTGATCGAAGGTTCGGTGGTCGGCCGGGAGGGCGTGGTCGCGATCGACCAGACGCCGATCCGCGGCTCGCGGCGCAGCAACCCCGCGACGTACACCGGCCTTCTGGAGCCGATCCGGAAGGCGTTCGCGAAGGCGAACGGCGTGAAGCCAGCGCTCTTCAGCGCCAACTCCGAGGGCGCCTGCCCCGCGTGCAACGGCGCGGGTGTCGCCTACACGGACCTCGCGCTGGTGGCCGATGTGGCGACGATCTGCGAGGAGTGCGAGGGGCGTCGCTTCCAGGCGTCGGTGCTGGCGTACCGGCTCGGCGGACTGAACATCGCCGAGGTGCTCGATCTATCGGTCGATGACGCGGCGCGTTTCTTCGCCGAAGGCGAGGCGCGCACGCCGGCGGCGCATGCGATCCTCCAGCGCATGATCGATGTGGGGCTCGGCTACCTCCGGCTGGGTCAGCCGTTGCCGACGCTCTCGGGCGGGGAGCGCCAGCGGCTCAAGCTCGCGGTGCACATGGGCACGGAAGGCGGGATCTACGTGCTCGACGAGCCGACCATCGGTTTGCACCTGGCCGACCTCGGGCAGTTGCTCCGTCTACTGGACCGGCTGGTGGACTCCGGCAAGTCTGTGATCGTGATCGAGCATCACCCGGCAGTGATGGCGCACGCGGATTGGATCATCGATCTGGGGCCGGGCGCGGGGCACGACGGCGGGCGGATCGTCTTCGAGGGCACGCCCGCGGAGCTGGTCGCGGCGAGGTCCACGCTGACGGGCAGGTATCTGGCGGCTTACGTCGGCGCCGGCGGGGAGGCGGTGGCCGCCGGTCACTGA
- a CDS encoding SRPBCC domain-containing protein, with protein sequence MNPTDRTAPSRTETLTFEFDLHHPPEKGWRALTDPALLAEWLLPSVGFELAPGATFRFQAPPQRGWDGTVNCRILEIEAGQTLTWSWVVGDIDTVVTFTLEPTTMGTRLTVVHSGFKPDQRRNFAGARYGWRMMGGKLVDLLGRIE encoded by the coding sequence ATGAACCCGACGGACCGGACGGCCCCCTCCCGGACCGAGACCCTCACCTTCGAGTTCGACCTGCACCATCCGCCCGAGAAGGGGTGGCGCGCACTCACGGACCCCGCACTGCTCGCAGAGTGGCTGCTGCCTTCAGTGGGCTTCGAGCTGGCGCCGGGCGCGACGTTCAGGTTCCAGGCGCCGCCGCAGCGCGGCTGGGACGGCACCGTGAACTGCCGGATCCTGGAGATCGAGGCGGGGCAGACGCTGACCTGGAGCTGGGTCGTCGGCGACATCGACACCGTGGTGACGTTCACCCTCGAGCCGACGACGATGGGGACGCGGCTCACGGTGGTGCATTCCGGGTTCAAGCCGGACCAGCGGCGGAACTTCGCCGGCGCCCGCTACGGCTGGCGGATGATGGGCGGCAAGCTGGTGGACCTGCTCGGGAGGATCGAATGA
- a CDS encoding DUF814 domain-containing protein — protein sequence MGSKGRGWREFDVGGFRVLVGKAARDNDELTFRIAAPRDVWLHAAGHAGSHVVIPVPEDVDEVPREVLHRAAELAAWYSKARNARGKVEVHVCRAGDVRKPRGAPPGQVEIRNWTAVKVYPRGPEDAAADQ from the coding sequence ATGGGGAGCAAGGGTAGGGGCTGGCGCGAGTTCGACGTCGGGGGCTTTCGCGTCCTCGTCGGCAAGGCCGCACGCGACAACGACGAGCTCACGTTCCGCATCGCGGCGCCGCGCGACGTGTGGCTGCACGCCGCCGGGCACGCGGGCAGCCACGTCGTCATCCCCGTACCGGAAGACGTGGACGAGGTGCCGCGGGAGGTCCTACACCGCGCCGCGGAGCTCGCAGCGTGGTACTCCAAGGCGCGCAACGCGCGCGGCAAGGTCGAAGTGCACGTGTGCCGCGCCGGCGACGTGCGCAAGCCGCGCGGCGCCCCGCCCGGGCAGGTCGAGATCCGCAACTGGACAGCGGTGAAGGTCTACCCGCGCGGGCCGGAGGACGCAGCCGCCGATCAGTGA